A genomic region of Raphanus sativus cultivar WK10039 chromosome 6, ASM80110v3, whole genome shotgun sequence contains the following coding sequences:
- the LOC108813056 gene encoding probable serine/threonine-protein kinase At1g54610 — protein MGCIISKKKSPKRNHHLHQRKESRSSRIDDSSQQQQDRSKFSPSRLSEKHPEIAEIGDTDEEEEDEEPKREASTTTTLVVAKEEPEVASGWPAWLVSVAGEALVGWTPRRASSFEKLEKIGQGTYSSVYRARDLLDNKIVALKRVRFDLSDLESVKFMAREIIVMRRLDHPNVLKLQGLITASASSSLYLVFEYMDHDLVGLASLPGIKFSQPQVKCYMKQLLSGLHHCHSRGVLHRDIKGSNLLIDSNGILKIADFGLATFFDPRNHVPLTSRVVTLWYRPPELLLGACHYGVGVDLWSAGCILGELYSGKPILPGKTEVEQLHKIFKLCGSPTEDYWRKLKLPPSAAFRPALPYGRRVAEMFKDLPTNVLSLLEALLSIDPDRRGSAAKALESEYFNTEPFACDPSSLPKYPPSKEIDAKLRDDAKRQEKNERQDSQTRQSHERKLIPPLKANPSLTAAMENPYLRTCVPGHSTRQMQITKDMMTSNNPTSGRVSHSGPMMKNRNHSRFTYMKDNAAAPSSRANLAGQSGSRVDTLGSDQTVMDQKRMNLRAFNRADTMDNSKRQIKIPNDPSWYDAGDNKMYMSGPLLAQPRKVDQMLEEHDRQLQEFTRQKAKHSRS, from the exons ATGGGTTGCATAATCTCAAAGAAGAAGTCTCCAAAGAGAaaccatcatcttcatcaaaggAAAGAATCGCGTTCTTCGAGGATCGATGATTCGAGCCAGCAACAACAAGACAGATCCAAGTTCAGTCCGAGTAGGTTGTCTGAGAAACATCCCGAGATTGCAGAGATTGGTGATAcggatgaagaggaagaggacgaAGAACCTAAGAGAGAGGCTAGTACTACTACTACTCTTGTTGTTGCTAAGGAGGAGCCAGAGGTGGCTTCAGGATGGCCTGCTTGGCTAGTCTCGGTCGCTGGTGAAGCACTTGTGGGTTGGACTCCACGACGTGCTAGCTCCTTTGAGAAACTTGAGAAA ATAGGACAAGGTACGTATAGCAGTGTATACAGGGCTCGTGATCTTTTGGATAACAAGATCGTTGCGCTCAAGAGAGTCCGGTTTGATCTCAGCGATTTGGAGAGTGTTAAGTTTATGGCTAGAGAGATCATTGTAATGAGAAGGCTTGATCATCCTAATGTACTTAAGTTACAAGGCTTGATCACtgcctctgcttcttcttctctttactTGGTTTTCGAGTATATGGATCATGATCTCGTTGGTCTTGCTTCCTTACCCGGTATCAAGTTCTCTCAGCCTCAG GTGAAATGTTACATGAAACAGCTTCTAAGCGGGCTTCATCACTGTCACAGTCGGGGTGTTCTGCACCGCGATATAAAGGGATCGAACCTGCTGATTGACAGTAACGGGATCTTGAAGATTGCGGATTTCGGTTTAGCGACGTTTTTCGACCCGCGGAACCATGTTCCCTTGACTAGCCGTGTTGTCACTCTTTGGTATCGACCACCTGAGCTTCTTCTTGGAGCTTGTCATTATGGTGTTGGTGTTGATTTGTGGAGCGCTGGCTGTATCTTAGGCGAGTTATATTCCGGGAAACCCATCTTGCCGGGCAAAACCGAG GTGGAGCAACTGCATAAAATCTTCAAGCTGTGTGGTTCACCAACAGAAGATTACTGGAGGAAACTGAAGCTACCACCTTCAGCTGCGTTTAGACCCGCGCTTCCTTACGGACGACGTGTAGCTGAGATGTTTAAGGACTTGCCTACCAACGTACTTTCGCTTTTGGAGGCTTTACTATCTATAGATCCTGACCGGAGAGGCTCTGCAGCTAAAGCTCTTGAGAGTGAG TACTTTAACACAGAGCCGTTTGCTTGTGATCCATCTTCCCTACCAAAATATCCTCCAAGCAAAGAGATTGATGCTAAACTCCGCGACGATGCCAAGAGGCAAGAGAAGAACGAAAGACAAGACTCTCAGACGAGACAATCACATGAAAGGAAACTTATCCCACCGCTAAAAGCTAATCCATCACTCACAGCGGCTATGGAG AACCCTTATCTAAGAACATGTGTTCCTGGTCATTCGACGAGACAAATGCAGATTACAAAGGACATGATGACCAGCAACAATCCAACGAGTGGGAGAGTCTCTCACTCGGGTCCGATGATGAAGAACCGAAATCACAGTCGGTTTACATACATGAAGGACAATGCAGCAGCCCCTTCAAGCAGGGCTAACTTGGCAGGACAAAGCGGTTCGCGTGTAGATACACTCGGCTCAGATCAAACAGTCATGGATCAGAAAAGGATGAATTTGAGAGCATTCAACAGAGCTGACACTATGGATAATAGTAAGAGGCAAATCAAAATCCCAAATGACCCATCTTGG TATGATGCTGGGGATAACAAAATGTACATGTCGGGTCCATTGCTGGCTCAGCCAAGAAAAGTGGATCAGATGCTGGAAGAACACG